A window of the Armatimonadota bacterium genome harbors these coding sequences:
- a CDS encoding BamA/TamA family outer membrane protein, translating to MRFRRLTAGMIIMLLALGLVLPGAISAQDKLITEVAVAGNQNISKEAVLTAVTLKAGDTFAEEAVQQSRQAIMSMGNFERVIVGTETTEGGLRVVFNVVENPVVKQIKFVGNTAISAEQLLALMRTSVGNVLNTNMLERDADAIRELYRGQGYIADVTEEIGIDPDTGVLTIPIMENVVESVEVTGNKKTKSIVILREMELKPGDVYNSRTLIRDLTRIYDLDFFEVDVEQWYKLEPGSEIGKLKVVIPLKEKKTGQVTLGVGYSSRQRLVGQAKVSETNFQGRGRGISALWEVGNTSRGTSYELGYYEPWLDARHTSLSASLYNKLIYRFSSNVLGSTGGDSDYDERRQGASITLGRPLSRTSKGFLTLRGESVDTRVDLLDPSDPDYEARRLLSQAGDVASATLRFTNNSRDSELDPVSGMYSSYALELGQSNFTTAADQEGDSFFSKYSVDFRKYFSKGGMRKDPNEKRRTIAVRLMVGSLTGKVPFFEQYFTGGAETLRGYKEDRFWGRNTFLLSTEYRFPVSSGLTGVGFVDVGDAWGAEGAFLDVGDAFGDSLVQHADFDPSVGYGVGIRVRTPIGPIRLDYGFGTEGSRAHFSLGHVF from the coding sequence ATGCGCTTCAGAAGACTGACCGCCGGCATGATCATCATGCTGCTGGCACTCGGCCTGGTTCTCCCGGGCGCGATTTCAGCCCAGGACAAACTGATAACCGAGGTGGCCGTGGCCGGCAATCAGAACATCTCAAAGGAAGCCGTCCTGACGGCCGTGACACTCAAGGCCGGCGACACTTTTGCCGAAGAGGCCGTTCAACAGTCCCGGCAGGCAATCATGTCCATGGGCAACTTCGAGCGGGTGATCGTAGGCACCGAAACCACGGAAGGCGGCCTGCGGGTAGTGTTCAATGTCGTCGAGAACCCCGTGGTCAAGCAGATCAAGTTCGTCGGCAATACGGCGATCTCTGCCGAGCAGTTGCTTGCCCTCATGCGCACGTCGGTCGGCAACGTGCTGAACACGAACATGCTGGAGCGTGACGCCGATGCCATTCGCGAACTCTACAGGGGCCAGGGATACATCGCCGACGTTACGGAAGAGATCGGCATTGACCCCGATACGGGCGTGCTCACCATTCCGATCATGGAGAACGTCGTCGAGTCTGTCGAGGTGACCGGGAACAAGAAGACGAAGAGCATCGTCATTCTGCGCGAGATGGAACTCAAGCCCGGGGACGTCTACAACAGCCGGACGCTGATCCGCGACCTCACGCGAATCTACGACCTCGACTTCTTCGAGGTGGACGTGGAGCAGTGGTACAAGCTCGAACCCGGCTCGGAGATCGGGAAGCTGAAGGTGGTGATCCCGCTCAAGGAGAAGAAGACCGGCCAGGTGACGCTCGGGGTGGGGTACAGCTCGCGACAGAGGCTTGTCGGTCAGGCAAAGGTTTCCGAGACGAACTTCCAGGGGCGAGGACGCGGCATCAGCGCGCTGTGGGAGGTCGGCAACACGAGCCGCGGAACGAGCTACGAACTCGGGTACTATGAGCCGTGGCTGGACGCAAGGCATACCTCGCTCTCAGCCAGCCTCTACAACAAGCTGATATACAGGTTCTCCTCCAACGTGCTCGGATCCACCGGCGGTGACAGCGACTACGACGAGCGCAGGCAGGGCGCCAGCATCACGCTCGGCCGGCCTCTGAGCCGGACCTCGAAGGGTTTCCTTACCCTGAGAGGAGAGTCGGTTGACACGCGGGTGGACCTGCTCGACCCGAGCGATCCGGACTACGAGGCCCGCAGGCTGCTGAGCCAGGCCGGCGACGTGGCATCCGCCACCCTCAGGTTTACGAACAACTCCCGGGATTCCGAACTCGACCCGGTGAGCGGCATGTACAGCTCGTACGCCCTGGAACTCGGCCAGTCGAACTTCACCACTGCGGCTGATCAAGAGGGCGACTCGTTCTTCAGCAAGTACAGCGTGGACTTCCGCAAGTACTTCAGCAAGGGCGGAATGAGAAAGGACCCGAACGAGAAGCGCCGAACGATCGCCGTCCGCCTGATGGTCGGCAGCCTTACCGGAAAGGTGCCGTTCTTCGAGCAGTACTTCACCGGCGGCGCCGAGACTCTGAGAGGCTACAAGGAGGATCGTTTCTGGGGCCGGAACACCTTCCTCTTGAGTACCGAATACCGTTTCCCGGTCTCATCCGGGCTGACCGGCGTCGGATTCGTTGACGTCGGCGATGCGTGGGGCGCCGAGGGCGCATTCCTCGATGTTGGAGACGCCTTCGGGGATTCCCTGGTACAGCATGCCGACTTCGACCCCAGCGTCGGCTACGGCGTCGGCATCCGTGTCCGTACGCCTATAGGCCCGATCAGGCTGGACTACGGCTTCGGCACCGAGGGATCGAGGGCGCACTTCAGCCTGGGACACGTGTTCTAG